From one Takifugu rubripes chromosome 14, fTakRub1.2, whole genome shotgun sequence genomic stretch:
- the zdhhc24 gene encoding probable palmitoyltransferase ZDHHC24 — MTSFASKTFCRVEKLCHHLPVVLNTFLVFSITGEVSYLVMVEAPLEPDQKKTIWSSRWKTAHLISQYFMLINICWNAMLFIKTSPSIRGVFLGGEGMGQGWRYCYNCETHTPPRCSHCYDCKVCVLRRDHHCVFFGQCVGFRNYRYFLSCLLFMWSGLLYATLMNAEVFLVILKEGVTVHSVLLLLIPWIMLISGQVSPRAFAFAFIADTCVVGFLLVSAFFFFHLVLMFRGQTTREWYSSRRPYSLGVMGNLYHTLGLRWYVCWLCPLIPSPLPGDGISFQVTGSLEPAR; from the exons ATGACGAGTTTTGCTAGTAAAACATTTTGTAGGGTGGAAAAGTTGTGTCACCACCTCCCCGTTGTGCTCAATACCTTCCTGGTGTTCTCTATCACCGGCGAGGTGAGCTACCTTGTTATGGTCGAGGCTCCACTGGAGCCGGACCAGAAGAAAACGATCTGGTCCAGTCGCTGGAAAACGGCCCACTTAATATCCCAGTACTTCATGTTGATCAACATCTGTTGGAACGCCATGCTGTTCATCAAAACCAGCCCCAGTATCAGGGGGGTGTTCCTGGGGGGAGAGGGCATGGGGCAAGGGTGGAG GTACTGTTACAACTGCGagacacacactccccctcGCTGCTCCCACTGCTACGactgtaaagtgtgtgtgctgcggCGAGATCACCACTGCGTCTTCTTTGGCCAGTGTGTGGGATTCCGTAACTACCGCTACTTCCTCAGCTGCTTGTTGTTCATGTGGTCTGGGCTGCTGTACGCTACTCTGATGAACGCAGAGGTTTTCCTTGTCATATTAAAGGAAGGTGTCACTGTACAcagcgtcctgctgctgcttatACCCTGGATTATGCTCATTTCAG GTCAAGTCTCGCCACGTGCCTTTGCCTTCGCCTTCATCGCAGACACGTGTGTAGTGGGCTTCTTGCTAGTGTccgccttcttcttcttccatctcGTCTTGATGTTTCGAGGACAGACTACCCGGGAGTGGTACTCGTCTCGCCGGCCCTACAGTCTTGGCGTAATGGGCAACTTGTATCACACTCTGGGCCTCCGCTGGTACGTCTGCTGGCTCTGTCCGCTCATCCCATCACCGTTACCTGGAGATGGAATCAGCTTCCAGGTCACTGGTTCCCTGGAACCTGCTCGTTAA
- the LOC105417332 gene encoding high mobility group nucleosome-binding domain-containing protein 5-like has translation MVAPKENLLSLDHQINMERRAFKTQRVSPQNQKTLHLQQYCQEMQDGVIRAQHHNRQLLQQFEEAQSTLREMATLTAAMTTTRMEYEQHLVGIPRWRQQLQENTQETRQLHNPGDRTSSSPDPPLPSRPSCDGSFHSLHIQPSWVMHPRNPHHLQDSSHGPHFSSTPLQPHHWASGLSHHQFLPGHNEPEQPWFWSAAVAGIPSDSEARFFKTEPPAESWQHSQTSSGPNSYRKSVGSRNSRSAQELDTQPVRLSCSAESSDGTTGSNQLSRKKRGKPKRSSDRDHGSPDSQADSVVRTGVKTAQSSGSVASSEESRSSMKGAGPDGALLKVKNGVKERNNRKKEDSQSSSEESRCDQTGREESGTMRENSGSVHLKIKTECLSNRSEGENEEVKDDGSQGEEPEENDVEVESDENDARDEEEQERKEEHVSSRNKTTDEEEKDVGAEEEMEEQESEASDGMEDEDNRKLDSASSQDEVEKNKNEMSEVLSKEDEESDEDNKSQDSSYDGEEVAQEEKGEEASQREDESDSDDCIVSLQKSKMLHIIPEEAPEDEEAPEDEEDPEDEEDPEDEEEEAQSGSSEEGSDELSEDDMEDLGAPPQSPKTQEKEIKPEQNPKGSYDRMEIFQVESEEGSAHGDHPTDSDEFDHFFD, from the exons ATGGTTGCACCAAAGGAGAATTTACTGTCTCTTGATCACCAGATCAACATGGAGCGGCGCGCTTTCAAAACCCAAAGAGTATCACCCCAAAATCAGAA GACATTGCATCTTCAGCAGTACTGTCAGGAGATGCAGGATGGAGTGATAAGAGCTCAGCACCAcaacaggcagctgctgcagcagtttgagGAAGCTCAGAGCACGCTGAGGGAAATGGCAACGCTCACCGCTGCCATGACAACCACTCGG ATGGAGTACGAACAGCATCTGGTGGGCATTCCACGATGGAGGCAACAActccaggaaaacacacaggagaCG AGACAGCTACACAACCCAGGAGACAGAACAAGTTCCTCTCCAGATCCACCTTTACCTTCTCGGCCCAGCTGTGATGGCTCCTTTCATTCCCTGCACATTCAGCCTTCCTGGGTGATGCACCCCAGAAATCCTCACCATCTCCAGGACTCCTCACATGGTCCACATTTCTCCTCTACTCCGCTCCAACCCCACCATTGGGCCTCAGGGCTTAGCCATCATCAGTTCCTGCCCGGCCACAACGAGCCTGAACAACCCTGGTTCTGGTCCGCTGCTGTGGCCGGAATCCCTTCTGACTCCGAGGCTCGGTTCTTTAAGACAGAGCCTCCTGCTGAGAGCTGGCAGCATTCCCAGACGAGCAGCGGTCCGAATTCATACAGAAAGAGTGTTGGCAGCAGGAACAGTCGTTCAGCTCAGGAGCTGGATACCCAACCAG TtcgtctgtcctgctctgcagaGAGCAGCGACGGCACCACAGGGTCCAATCAGCTGagcaggaagaagagaggaaagccAAAACGCAGCTCCGACAGAGACCACGGCTCTCCAGA TTCCCAGGCCGACAGCGTTGTCAGGACAGGAGTGAAAACGGCCCAAAGCTCAGGGAGCGTTGCCTCGTCAGAGGAGAGCAGATCCAGCATGAAAGGTGCAGGACCTGACGGTGCACTGCTGAAGGTGAAGAATGGAGTCAAAGAAAGGAACaatagaaagaaagaagacagtCAGTCTAGTAGTGAGGAATCCAGGTGTGATCAAACAGGCAGGGAGGAATCAGGAACCATGAGGGAAAATTCTGGGAGTGTTCATTTAAAGATTAAAACTGAATGTTTAAGCAATAGATCTGAGGGGGAAAATGAGGAAGTGAAGGATGATGGGAGCCAGGGGGAAGAACCAGAAGAGAATGATGTAGAGGTCGAGAGTGATGAAAATGATGcaagagatgaagaggaacaagagaggaaagaggagcacGTTTCAAGTAGGAACAAGACAACCgatgaagaagagaaggatgtgggagcagaggaagagatggaggagcaaGAGTCAGAGGCGTCCGATGGGATGGAGGACGAAGACAACAGGAAACTGGATTCGGCATCTTCTCAGGATGAAGTGGAGAAAAATAAGAATGAAATGAGCGAAGTTTTAAGCAAGGAGGATGAAGAGTCAGATGAAGATAACAAAAGCCAAGACTCTTCCTATGATGGGGAAGAGGTGGcacaggaggagaaaggagaggaagcaTCACAGAGGGAGGACGAGAGCGACTCGGACGATTGTATCGTCTCCCTACAGAA GTCTAAAATGCTGCACATTATTCCTGAGGAGGCCCCAGAAGATGAGGAGGCcccagaagatgaggaggacccagaagatgaggaggacccagaagatgaggaggaggaggctcagtCTGGAAGCTCTGAGGAAGGTTCAGACGAGCTCAGTGAAGACGACATGGAGGATCTGGGGGCGCCTCCACAATCACCAAAAACACA AGAAAAGGAGAtaaaaccagagcagaaccCTAAAG GATCTTATGACAGAATGGAGATTTTCCAGGTGGAGAGTGAAGAGGGATCGGCACACGGGGATCACCCGACTGATTCCGACGAGTTTGATCACTTCTTTgactaa
- the pola2 gene encoding DNA polymerase alpha subunit B, with protein sequence MAAVTGESLKSELEVFDITCEDDFVLDKMVEQCICYRLPADKMVLEWVAYSSTNNGVKLQMHSLEQFQHDVLNKKTKYKKSDRREDPHNRTRDIYSLQELIKAEEEEENLLDSYSTPAKGSQKRALTTPEHPQSKRSAALLTSPGLLLSPASFSPSATPSLKYSQRGGKGEVVVTFGAVQGTRWAGRKAGVQVELYEGEEDPLHSSYKYMFQRLRDVRNVLTEKIEVLGERLRSHFNIEEFSPVSLPAQDSITVLGQICCDSNGKLNAQSVLLEAGPDQGGQQVPVNLSELKEYSLFPGQVVVMDGMNTTGRKLTASKLYEGVPLPFYTNNSGTEATEEPVNILVACGPYTPSDSLTFDPLLDLIHVIARDRPDVCILLGPFVDSKHEQIEKAQVTETFEAIFSRCMESIVDGTKSTGCQLVFVPSQRDIHHHCIYPQPPFTLPNLSKDQSQRITLVPDPCTLLIDGVTFGITSTDILFHMGAEEISCGTGSDRFSRILRHMLSQRSFYPLYPPVEDVNMDYEKFQSFGQMPVTPDVLILPSELRYFIKDVIGCVCVNPGRLTKGHVGGTYSRLLLQRRSSEEGERVSPCLAAQVVKI encoded by the exons TGGTGGAGCAGTGTATTTGCTACAGGTTACCAGCAGATAAGATGGTTCTGGAGTGGGTTGCCTACAGCTCCACCAATAATGGAGTGAAACTCCAAATGCACAGCCTGGAGCAATTTCAGCACGAT GTGTTAAACAAGAAGActaaatacaaaaaaagtgaTAGGAGAGAAGACCCTCATAACAGAACCAGAGACATCTACTCACTACAGGAACT aatcaaagcagaagaagaggaagagaacctACTGGATTCTTACTCTACACCTGCAAAG gGCTCTCAGAAACGGGCTTTGACCACTCCTGAACACCCTCAGTCAAAAAGAAGTGCAGCTCTGCTGACCAGCCCTgggctcctgctgtctcctgccaGTTTTTCACCCAG tgcGACTCCATCTTTGAAGTATTCTCAAcgtggaggaaaaggagaagtgGTGGTTACATTTGGGGCTGTTCAGGGCACTCGCTGGGCAGGCAGGAAGGCCGGTGTCCAGGTGGAGCTgtatgaaggagaggaggacccTCTCCACAGCAGCTACAAGTACATGTTCCAGAGGCTACGCGATGTTCGAAACG TGCTCACGGAGAAGATAGAGGTGCTCGGGGAGCGCCTCAGGTCGCACTTCAACATTGAAGAgttctctcctgtctccttaCCTGCTCAG GATAGCATAACTGTGTTGGGCCAGATTTGCTGCGACAGTAATGGCAAATTGAACGCACAGTCAGTACTTCTGGAGGCAGGACCAGACCAAGGTGGTCAGCAAGTACCTGTCAATCTATCAGAACTTAAAGAGTACTCCCTGTTTCCTGGTCAG GTTGTAGTCATGGATGGGATGAACACAACAGGGAGAAAGCTGACAGCTTCCAAACTCTATGAG GGGGTTCCACTTCCTTTCTATACAAACAATTCAGGAACAGAGGCGACTGAAG AGCCTGTGAATATTTTGGTGGCGTGTGGACCATACACACCTTCTGACAGCCTAACATTTGACCCTTTGCTGGACCTCATACATGTCATCGCGAGGGATCGTCCTGACGTCTGCATACTG ttGGGGCCATTTGTGGATTCCAAACATGAGCAAATTGAG AAAGCCCAGGTGACCGAGACATTTGAGGCCATTTTCTCAAGATGTATGGAAAGTATAGTGGATGGAACGAAAAG CACTGGCTGTCAGCTGGTGTTTGTGCCCTCCCAGAGAGACATCCACCATCACTGCATTTATCCACAGCCTCCCTTCACCCTGCCAAACCTCAGCAAGGACCAGTCTCAG CGCATCACCCTGGTCCCTGACCCCTGCACCCTACTGATTGATGGTGTGACCTTTGGCATTACATCAACAGACATCCTGTTCCACATGGGGGCAGAGGAAATCAGCTG CGGCACGGGATCGGACCGATTCTCTCGTATACTGAGACACATGCTGAGCcagaggag TTTCTACCCGCTGTACCCACCCGTGGAGGACGTTAACATGGATTATGAGAAGTTCCAGAGCTTTGGTCAGATGCCCGTCACCCCCGATGTTCTCATCCTTCCATCTGAGCTACGTTATTTTATAAAG GATGTGATTGGCTGCGTGTGTGTCAACCCTGGACGACTGACCAAAGGTCACGTGGGCGGAACCTACAGCAGGCTGCTTCTCCAGCGCCGCTCCtcagaggaaggggagagggtCAGTCCCTGTTTGGCCGCTCAAGTGgtgaaaatttaa